The DNA segment TGAGCCCGGGTCCGGCGTCTACCGCGATCCCGACCGGAGCCGGGCCTTCTATGTCCCGGACCTTCTGGTCCGCTGCGGCGCCCAGGCAGGGGACGGGATTGTTCTGGTGGCCGAAATCTTGTCGCCTACCAACACAGCCTCGGAGATGAACCGGAAGCGGGCCTTCTATAAGGAGGTCGCCGCAATCCGGGACATTCTGGAATTCGAGCAGGACGAGGCCGCCTGCACCCTGCTGCGCCATCGCGGCGATGTCTGGGTGGAGGAGCGGGTGGCGGGAACGGAAGCCCTGCTGCGCCTGGACAGCATCGGCGTCGACATCCCGCTGGCGGACATCTATCACGGCATCGGGTTGGGGCGTGAGGAAGAGGGGGCGTAAGGGGTTGACGGGGGGAACAGGCCGCTCCACGGTGCGGCCGCATCCGTCTTCGTCCTTGGTGAATGCCCGTGTCCGACGCCACGTCCGCTGAGACCTCCGCCCGCAAGTGCCCCGTCATCGCCATCGACGGTCCCGCCGCCAGCGGCAAGGGCACGCTGTCGCGCCGCCTGGCCGCCGAGCTGGGGCTGGCGCATCTGGATACCGGCAGCCTGTACCGCGCCGTGGCGCTGCTGCTGCTGCGGGCGGGAAGCGATCCAGGCGACGGGGTGGCCGCGGCGTCGGAGGCGATGACGCTGACGCCGGGGAAGGTGGCCGATCTGTCGAAGGACCCCGCCCTGCGCAACGATGCCACGGCGGCCGCGGCGTCCCGCGTTTCCGCCATCTCGGCCGTGCGGGAGGCTCTGCTGGATTTCCAGCGCGAGTTCGCGGAGCAGCCGCCCGCCCTGGCGGATGGGACCCCCGCCAAAGGCGCGGTGCTGGACGGGCGTGACATCGGAACGGTGATCTGCCCCGACGCGGAGGCGAAGCTGTTCGTCACCGCCAGCACGGAAGTGCGGGCCCAGCGGCGACTCAATGAGTTGCAGGGACGCGGAGTCCCGGCTATATACGAAAATGTTCTGGAGGAAATGAAGGACCGTGACGCGCGCGACAGCCAGAGGGAGGTTTCCCCCCTCGTGCCGGCTGCCGACGCGTTTTTGCTTGATACGTCCGCGCTGGATGCCGACCAGGCCCTCCACGCAGCCCTGACCTTCATCCGGACCAGGCCCGCCTTCAAGGATCTCTGATCCCGGGCAGGGCAGGTCCCCGGTCCCTTCGGAACATCAATGCCCGATCCGCCGGGAATGGCCTGGCGGAGGGTGCAACCAAGTCGTCGGGCGGGGTGCCCGGCGCGGTGGTCCTTTTATCCTCGTGCCGGAAGGGCGTCCGGCAAACGGGATGACGGGGCCGCTCAGGATCAACCTAGGAGTCACAATGGCCCAACTCGCAACCAAAGCCCCCACCGCCGAGAAGGAGAGCTTCGCCGCTCTGCTCGAGGAGTCCCTGGGTACCTCCGAGAGCCTCGAAGGCACCGTGGTGAAGGGCCGGGTCCTGTCGGTCGATAACGACATGGTCCTGATCGATGTCGGTCTGAAGTCCGAAGGCCGCGTCGCACTGAAGGAATTCGCCGTCCCCGGTCAGCCGGTCGAGCTGAAGGCGGGCGACACCGTCGAGGTCTATCTCGAGCGCATGGAGAACAAGGACGGTGAAGCCGTTCTCTCCCGCGAGAAGGCCAAGCGCGAAGAGGCCTGGACGCTGCTGGAGAAGTCGTTCAACGACCAGGTCCGCGTCACCGGCATCATCTTCGGCCGCGTCAAGGGCGGCTTCACCGTCGACCTGAACGGCGCCGTGGCGTTCCTGCCGGGCAGCCAGGTGGACATCCGTCCGGTGCGCGACATCAGCCCGCTGATGGGCACGCCGCAGCCGTTCCAGATCCTGAAGATGGACCGCTCGCGCGGGAACATCGTCGTCTCCCGCCGCGCTGTGCTCGAGGAGAGCCGTGCGGAGGCCCGCAGCGAGCTGGTCGCCAACCTCAAGGAAGGCCAAGTTCTGCAGGGCGTGGTCAAGAACATCACCGATTACGGTGCGTTCGTCGACCTGGGCGGCGTGGACGGCCTGCTGCACGTCACCGACATCGCGTGGCGCCGCATCAACCATCCCTCCGAGGCGCTGCAGATCGGCCAGACCGTCACGGTCCAGGTCATCCGCTTCAACCCGGAGACCCAGCGCATCAGCCTCGGCATGAAGCAGCTCGAGGCCGATCCGTGGGAGGGCGTGGAAGCCAAGTACCCGACGGGCGCCAAGTTCAAGGGCCGCGTCACCAACATCACCGACTATGGCGCCTTCGTGGAGCTGGAGCCGGGGATCGAGGGCCTGGTGCACGTCTCCGAGATGAGCTGGACCAAGAAGAACGTCCATCCGGGCAAGATCGTCTCCACCTCCCAGGAGGTCGAGGTGATGGTCCTGGACGTGGATCCGGTGAAGCGCCGCATCTCCCTGGGTCTGAAGCAGACCATGCAGAACCCGTGGGAGCAGTTCGTCGAGAAGTACCCGTCCGGCACCGAGCTGGAAGGCGAGGTCAAGAACATCACCGAGTTCGGTCTGTTCGTTGGTCTCCCGGGCGACATCGACGGCATGGTGCACCTGTCCGACCTGGACTGGAACACCCCGGGCGAGCAGGCCATCCAGGAGTACAAGAAGGGCGACCAGGTCAAGGTCAAGGTCCTGGACGTCGATGTGGAGAAGGAGCGTATCTCGCTCGGCATCAAGCAGCTTGCTGGTGACCCGTTCGAGACCGCCGTCGCCGGCATCAAGAAGGGTGAGGTCGTCACCTGCACCGTGACCCAGGTCACCGATGGTGGCATCGAGGTCGCCGTGGGCGAGGGCTACACCGGCTTCATCCGCAAGTCCGACCTGTCCCGCGAGCGCTCCGAGCAGCGCCCCGAGCGCTTCGCCGTTGGCGAGAAGGTCGATGCCAAGGTGACACAGATCGATCGTGCGACCCGCAAGATCGGCCTGTCCATCAAGGCGAAGGAAGTCGAGGAAGAGAAGCAGGCCATGCAGGAGTTCGGTTCCTCCGACTCCGGCGCCTCGCTTGGCGACATCCTGGGCGCGGCGCTGAAGCGCCGTCAGGGCGGTTCGGAGGAGTAATCCTCCGGCCTGCCTCTCCAGGCAGCCAATGGAAGGGCCGCTCCGGGCAACCGGGGCGGCCTTTTCTTTTGCCGGTTCTG comes from the Indioceanicola profundi genome and includes:
- a CDS encoding Uma2 family endonuclease → MDRQRASRCRVEPGSGVYRDPDRSRAFYVPDLLVRCGAQAGDGIVLVAEILSPTNTASEMNRKRAFYKEVAAIRDILEFEQDEAACTLLRHRGDVWVEERVAGTEALLRLDSIGVDIPLADIYHGIGLGREEEGA
- the cmk gene encoding (d)CMP kinase codes for the protein MSDATSAETSARKCPVIAIDGPAASGKGTLSRRLAAELGLAHLDTGSLYRAVALLLLRAGSDPGDGVAAASEAMTLTPGKVADLSKDPALRNDATAAAASRVSAISAVREALLDFQREFAEQPPALADGTPAKGAVLDGRDIGTVICPDAEAKLFVTASTEVRAQRRLNELQGRGVPAIYENVLEEMKDRDARDSQREVSPLVPAADAFLLDTSALDADQALHAALTFIRTRPAFKDL
- the rpsA gene encoding 30S ribosomal protein S1, which gives rise to MAQLATKAPTAEKESFAALLEESLGTSESLEGTVVKGRVLSVDNDMVLIDVGLKSEGRVALKEFAVPGQPVELKAGDTVEVYLERMENKDGEAVLSREKAKREEAWTLLEKSFNDQVRVTGIIFGRVKGGFTVDLNGAVAFLPGSQVDIRPVRDISPLMGTPQPFQILKMDRSRGNIVVSRRAVLEESRAEARSELVANLKEGQVLQGVVKNITDYGAFVDLGGVDGLLHVTDIAWRRINHPSEALQIGQTVTVQVIRFNPETQRISLGMKQLEADPWEGVEAKYPTGAKFKGRVTNITDYGAFVELEPGIEGLVHVSEMSWTKKNVHPGKIVSTSQEVEVMVLDVDPVKRRISLGLKQTMQNPWEQFVEKYPSGTELEGEVKNITEFGLFVGLPGDIDGMVHLSDLDWNTPGEQAIQEYKKGDQVKVKVLDVDVEKERISLGIKQLAGDPFETAVAGIKKGEVVTCTVTQVTDGGIEVAVGEGYTGFIRKSDLSRERSEQRPERFAVGEKVDAKVTQIDRATRKIGLSIKAKEVEEEKQAMQEFGSSDSGASLGDILGAALKRRQGGSEE